From Saccopteryx leptura isolate mSacLep1 chromosome 3, mSacLep1_pri_phased_curated, whole genome shotgun sequence, one genomic window encodes:
- the YTHDF3 gene encoding YTH domain-containing family protein 3 isoform X4, with product MSATSVDQRPKGQGNKVSVQNGSIHQKDAVNDDDFEPYLSSQTNQSNSYPPMSDPYMPSYYAPSIGFPYSLGEAAWSTAGDQPMPYLTTYGQMSNGEHHYIPDGVFSQPGALGNTPPFLGQHGFNFFPGNADFSTWGTSGSQGQSTQSSAYSSSYGYPPSSLGRAITDGQAGFGNDTLSKVPGISSIEQGMTGLKIGGDLTAAVTKTVGTALSSSGMTSIATNSVPPVSSAAPKPTSWAAIARKPAKPQPKLKPKGNVGIGGSAVPPPPIKHNMNIGTWDEKGSVVKAPPTQPVLPPQTIIQQPQPLIQPPPLVQSQLPQQQPQPPQPQQQQGPQPQPQPHQVQPQQPQLQNRWVAPRNRGAGFNQNNGAGGENFGLGVVPVSASPSSVEVHPVLEKLKAINNYNPKDFDWNLKNGRVFIIKSYSEDDIHRSIKYSIWCSTEHGNKRLDAAYRSLNGKGPLYLLFSVNGSGHFCGVAEMKSVVDYNAYAGVWSQDKWKGKFEVKWIFVKDVPNNQLRHIRLENNDNKPVTNSRDTQEVPLEKAKQVLKIIATFKHTTSIFDDFAHYEKRQEEEEAMRRERNRNKQ from the exons TTTCAGTACAGAACGGTTCCATTCATCAAAAAGATGCTGTAAATGATGATGATTTTGAGCCATACCTAAGTAGCCAGACAAATCAG AGTAACAGCTATCCACCAATGTCAGATCCATACATGCCTAGTTACTATGCTCCATCCATTGGATTTCCATATTCTCTTGGGGAAGCAGCGTGGTCCACGGCTGGAGACCAACCTATGCCATATCTGACAACCTATGGACAAATGAGTAATGGAGAACATCATTATATACCAGATGGTGTATTTAGTCAACCTGGGGCATTAGGAAATACCCCTCCATTTCTTGGTCAGCATGGATTTAACTTTTTTCCTGGTAATGCTGATTTCTCTACGTGGGGGACAAGTGGATCTCAGGGACAATCAACACAAAGTTCTGCTTACAGTAGCAGTTATGGCTATCCACCTAGTTCTCTTGGGAGAGCTATTACTGATGGACAGGCTGGATTTGGCAATGATACTTTGAGTAAGGTGCCTGGCATTAGCAGTATTGAGCAAGGCATGACTGGACTGAAAATTGGTGGTGACCTAACAGCTGCAGTGACAAAAACTGTAGGTACAGCCTTGAGCAGCAGTGGTATGACTAGCATTGCCACTAATAGTGTGCCCCCAGTTAGCAGTGCAGCACCTAAACCAACCTCGTGGGCTGCCATTGCCAGAAAGCCTGCCAAACCTCAGCCGAAACTTAAACCCAAGGGCAATGTGGGAATTGGGGgttctgctgtgccaccacctcctATAAAACACAACATGAATATTGGAACTTGGGATGAAAAGGGGTCTGTGGTAAAGGCTCCACCAACCCAACCAGTTCTGCCTCCTCAAACTATAATCCAGCAGCCTCAGCCATTAATTCAACCACCACCATTGGTGCAAAGCCAACTGCCTCAACAGCAGCCTCAGCCACCACAACCACAGCAGCAACAAGGACCTCAGCCACAGCCCCAGCCTCACCAAGTGCAGCCTCAACAGCCGCAGCTGCAGAACCGCTGGGTAGCTCCTCGGAATAGGGGAGCTGGCTTCAACCAGAACAATGGAGCAGGTGGTGAAAACTTTGGTTTAGGTGTTGTTCCTGTCAGCGCTTCACCATCTAGTGTAGAAGTGCATCCAGTGCTAGAAAAGCTAAAGGCCATAAACAACTATAATCCCAAAGACTTTGACTGGAACCTGAAGAATGGACGTGTGTTTATAATTAAAAGCTATTCTGAGGATGACATTCACCGTTCCATTAAGTACTCTATTTGGTGTAGTACGGAGCATGGTAATAAGCGTTTGGATGCAGCTTACCGTTCCCTGAATGGGAAAGGCCCACTCTATTTACTCTTCAGTGTGAATGGCAGTGGACACTTTTGCGGAGTGGCTGAAATGAAGTCTGTTGTGGACTATAATGCATATGCTGGTGTCTGGTCTCAGGATAAGTGGAAGGGCAAATTTGAAGTCAAGTGGATCTTTGTCAAAGATGTTCCTAATAACCAATTACGGCATATTCGCTTagaaaataatgacaacaaaCCAGTTACCAATTCAAGGGACACTCAAGAGGTACCCCTAGAAAAAGCTAAGCAAGTCCTTAAAATAATTGCTACTTTCAAGCATACCACCTCAATCTTTGATGACTTTGCACATTATGAAAAGCgtcaagaggaggaggaagccatGCGTAGG
- the YTHDF3 gene encoding YTH domain-containing family protein 3 isoform X3, which produces MFYLDLTLLHRAEETGEESFSVQNGSIHQKDAVNDDDFEPYLSSQTNQSNSYPPMSDPYMPSYYAPSIGFPYSLGEAAWSTAGDQPMPYLTTYGQMSNGEHHYIPDGVFSQPGALGNTPPFLGQHGFNFFPGNADFSTWGTSGSQGQSTQSSAYSSSYGYPPSSLGRAITDGQAGFGNDTLSKVPGISSIEQGMTGLKIGGDLTAAVTKTVGTALSSSGMTSIATNSVPPVSSAAPKPTSWAAIARKPAKPQPKLKPKGNVGIGGSAVPPPPIKHNMNIGTWDEKGSVVKAPPTQPVLPPQTIIQQPQPLIQPPPLVQSQLPQQQPQPPQPQQQQGPQPQPQPHQVQPQQPQLQNRWVAPRNRGAGFNQNNGAGGENFGLGVVPVSASPSSVEVHPVLEKLKAINNYNPKDFDWNLKNGRVFIIKSYSEDDIHRSIKYSIWCSTEHGNKRLDAAYRSLNGKGPLYLLFSVNGSGHFCGVAEMKSVVDYNAYAGVWSQDKWKGKFEVKWIFVKDVPNNQLRHIRLENNDNKPVTNSRDTQEVPLEKAKQVLKIIATFKHTTSIFDDFAHYEKRQEEEEAMRRERNRNKQ; this is translated from the exons ATGTTCTATCTTGATTTGACTCTGCTTCATAGAGCAGAGGAAACAGGCGAAGAATCAT TTTCAGTACAGAACGGTTCCATTCATCAAAAAGATGCTGTAAATGATGATGATTTTGAGCCATACCTAAGTAGCCAGACAAATCAG AGTAACAGCTATCCACCAATGTCAGATCCATACATGCCTAGTTACTATGCTCCATCCATTGGATTTCCATATTCTCTTGGGGAAGCAGCGTGGTCCACGGCTGGAGACCAACCTATGCCATATCTGACAACCTATGGACAAATGAGTAATGGAGAACATCATTATATACCAGATGGTGTATTTAGTCAACCTGGGGCATTAGGAAATACCCCTCCATTTCTTGGTCAGCATGGATTTAACTTTTTTCCTGGTAATGCTGATTTCTCTACGTGGGGGACAAGTGGATCTCAGGGACAATCAACACAAAGTTCTGCTTACAGTAGCAGTTATGGCTATCCACCTAGTTCTCTTGGGAGAGCTATTACTGATGGACAGGCTGGATTTGGCAATGATACTTTGAGTAAGGTGCCTGGCATTAGCAGTATTGAGCAAGGCATGACTGGACTGAAAATTGGTGGTGACCTAACAGCTGCAGTGACAAAAACTGTAGGTACAGCCTTGAGCAGCAGTGGTATGACTAGCATTGCCACTAATAGTGTGCCCCCAGTTAGCAGTGCAGCACCTAAACCAACCTCGTGGGCTGCCATTGCCAGAAAGCCTGCCAAACCTCAGCCGAAACTTAAACCCAAGGGCAATGTGGGAATTGGGGgttctgctgtgccaccacctcctATAAAACACAACATGAATATTGGAACTTGGGATGAAAAGGGGTCTGTGGTAAAGGCTCCACCAACCCAACCAGTTCTGCCTCCTCAAACTATAATCCAGCAGCCTCAGCCATTAATTCAACCACCACCATTGGTGCAAAGCCAACTGCCTCAACAGCAGCCTCAGCCACCACAACCACAGCAGCAACAAGGACCTCAGCCACAGCCCCAGCCTCACCAAGTGCAGCCTCAACAGCCGCAGCTGCAGAACCGCTGGGTAGCTCCTCGGAATAGGGGAGCTGGCTTCAACCAGAACAATGGAGCAGGTGGTGAAAACTTTGGTTTAGGTGTTGTTCCTGTCAGCGCTTCACCATCTAGTGTAGAAGTGCATCCAGTGCTAGAAAAGCTAAAGGCCATAAACAACTATAATCCCAAAGACTTTGACTGGAACCTGAAGAATGGACGTGTGTTTATAATTAAAAGCTATTCTGAGGATGACATTCACCGTTCCATTAAGTACTCTATTTGGTGTAGTACGGAGCATGGTAATAAGCGTTTGGATGCAGCTTACCGTTCCCTGAATGGGAAAGGCCCACTCTATTTACTCTTCAGTGTGAATGGCAGTGGACACTTTTGCGGAGTGGCTGAAATGAAGTCTGTTGTGGACTATAATGCATATGCTGGTGTCTGGTCTCAGGATAAGTGGAAGGGCAAATTTGAAGTCAAGTGGATCTTTGTCAAAGATGTTCCTAATAACCAATTACGGCATATTCGCTTagaaaataatgacaacaaaCCAGTTACCAATTCAAGGGACACTCAAGAGGTACCCCTAGAAAAAGCTAAGCAAGTCCTTAAAATAATTGCTACTTTCAAGCATACCACCTCAATCTTTGATGACTTTGCACATTATGAAAAGCgtcaagaggaggaggaagccatGCGTAGG
- the YTHDF3 gene encoding YTH domain-containing family protein 3 isoform X5, with the protein MSDPYMPSYYAPSIGFPYSLGEAAWSTAGDQPMPYLTTYGQMSNGEHHYIPDGVFSQPGALGNTPPFLGQHGFNFFPGNADFSTWGTSGSQGQSTQSSAYSSSYGYPPSSLGRAITDGQAGFGNDTLSKVPGISSIEQGMTGLKIGGDLTAAVTKTVGTALSSSGMTSIATNSVPPVSSAAPKPTSWAAIARKPAKPQPKLKPKGNVGIGGSAVPPPPIKHNMNIGTWDEKGSVVKAPPTQPVLPPQTIIQQPQPLIQPPPLVQSQLPQQQPQPPQPQQQQGPQPQPQPHQVQPQQPQLQNRWVAPRNRGAGFNQNNGAGGENFGLGVVPVSASPSSVEVHPVLEKLKAINNYNPKDFDWNLKNGRVFIIKSYSEDDIHRSIKYSIWCSTEHGNKRLDAAYRSLNGKGPLYLLFSVNGSGHFCGVAEMKSVVDYNAYAGVWSQDKWKGKFEVKWIFVKDVPNNQLRHIRLENNDNKPVTNSRDTQEVPLEKAKQVLKIIATFKHTTSIFDDFAHYEKRQEEEEAMRRERNRNKQ; encoded by the coding sequence ATGTCAGATCCATACATGCCTAGTTACTATGCTCCATCCATTGGATTTCCATATTCTCTTGGGGAAGCAGCGTGGTCCACGGCTGGAGACCAACCTATGCCATATCTGACAACCTATGGACAAATGAGTAATGGAGAACATCATTATATACCAGATGGTGTATTTAGTCAACCTGGGGCATTAGGAAATACCCCTCCATTTCTTGGTCAGCATGGATTTAACTTTTTTCCTGGTAATGCTGATTTCTCTACGTGGGGGACAAGTGGATCTCAGGGACAATCAACACAAAGTTCTGCTTACAGTAGCAGTTATGGCTATCCACCTAGTTCTCTTGGGAGAGCTATTACTGATGGACAGGCTGGATTTGGCAATGATACTTTGAGTAAGGTGCCTGGCATTAGCAGTATTGAGCAAGGCATGACTGGACTGAAAATTGGTGGTGACCTAACAGCTGCAGTGACAAAAACTGTAGGTACAGCCTTGAGCAGCAGTGGTATGACTAGCATTGCCACTAATAGTGTGCCCCCAGTTAGCAGTGCAGCACCTAAACCAACCTCGTGGGCTGCCATTGCCAGAAAGCCTGCCAAACCTCAGCCGAAACTTAAACCCAAGGGCAATGTGGGAATTGGGGgttctgctgtgccaccacctcctATAAAACACAACATGAATATTGGAACTTGGGATGAAAAGGGGTCTGTGGTAAAGGCTCCACCAACCCAACCAGTTCTGCCTCCTCAAACTATAATCCAGCAGCCTCAGCCATTAATTCAACCACCACCATTGGTGCAAAGCCAACTGCCTCAACAGCAGCCTCAGCCACCACAACCACAGCAGCAACAAGGACCTCAGCCACAGCCCCAGCCTCACCAAGTGCAGCCTCAACAGCCGCAGCTGCAGAACCGCTGGGTAGCTCCTCGGAATAGGGGAGCTGGCTTCAACCAGAACAATGGAGCAGGTGGTGAAAACTTTGGTTTAGGTGTTGTTCCTGTCAGCGCTTCACCATCTAGTGTAGAAGTGCATCCAGTGCTAGAAAAGCTAAAGGCCATAAACAACTATAATCCCAAAGACTTTGACTGGAACCTGAAGAATGGACGTGTGTTTATAATTAAAAGCTATTCTGAGGATGACATTCACCGTTCCATTAAGTACTCTATTTGGTGTAGTACGGAGCATGGTAATAAGCGTTTGGATGCAGCTTACCGTTCCCTGAATGGGAAAGGCCCACTCTATTTACTCTTCAGTGTGAATGGCAGTGGACACTTTTGCGGAGTGGCTGAAATGAAGTCTGTTGTGGACTATAATGCATATGCTGGTGTCTGGTCTCAGGATAAGTGGAAGGGCAAATTTGAAGTCAAGTGGATCTTTGTCAAAGATGTTCCTAATAACCAATTACGGCATATTCGCTTagaaaataatgacaacaaaCCAGTTACCAATTCAAGGGACACTCAAGAGGTACCCCTAGAAAAAGCTAAGCAAGTCCTTAAAATAATTGCTACTTTCAAGCATACCACCTCAATCTTTGATGACTTTGCACATTATGAAAAGCgtcaagaggaggaggaagccatGCGTAGG
- the YTHDF3 gene encoding YTH domain-containing family protein 3 isoform X1, whose product MFYLDLTLLHRAEETGEESFSVQNGSIHQKDAVNDDDFEPYLSSQTNQGLRRLVIWHSTESNSYPPMSDPYMPSYYAPSIGFPYSLGEAAWSTAGDQPMPYLTTYGQMSNGEHHYIPDGVFSQPGALGNTPPFLGQHGFNFFPGNADFSTWGTSGSQGQSTQSSAYSSSYGYPPSSLGRAITDGQAGFGNDTLSKVPGISSIEQGMTGLKIGGDLTAAVTKTVGTALSSSGMTSIATNSVPPVSSAAPKPTSWAAIARKPAKPQPKLKPKGNVGIGGSAVPPPPIKHNMNIGTWDEKGSVVKAPPTQPVLPPQTIIQQPQPLIQPPPLVQSQLPQQQPQPPQPQQQQGPQPQPQPHQVQPQQPQLQNRWVAPRNRGAGFNQNNGAGGENFGLGVVPVSASPSSVEVHPVLEKLKAINNYNPKDFDWNLKNGRVFIIKSYSEDDIHRSIKYSIWCSTEHGNKRLDAAYRSLNGKGPLYLLFSVNGSGHFCGVAEMKSVVDYNAYAGVWSQDKWKGKFEVKWIFVKDVPNNQLRHIRLENNDNKPVTNSRDTQEVPLEKAKQVLKIIATFKHTTSIFDDFAHYEKRQEEEEAMRRERNRNKQ is encoded by the exons ATGTTCTATCTTGATTTGACTCTGCTTCATAGAGCAGAGGAAACAGGCGAAGAATCAT TTTCAGTACAGAACGGTTCCATTCATCAAAAAGATGCTGTAAATGATGATGATTTTGAGCCATACCTAAGTAGCCAGACAAATCAG GGTCTTAGAAGATTGGTTATTTGGCATTCCACAGAG AGTAACAGCTATCCACCAATGTCAGATCCATACATGCCTAGTTACTATGCTCCATCCATTGGATTTCCATATTCTCTTGGGGAAGCAGCGTGGTCCACGGCTGGAGACCAACCTATGCCATATCTGACAACCTATGGACAAATGAGTAATGGAGAACATCATTATATACCAGATGGTGTATTTAGTCAACCTGGGGCATTAGGAAATACCCCTCCATTTCTTGGTCAGCATGGATTTAACTTTTTTCCTGGTAATGCTGATTTCTCTACGTGGGGGACAAGTGGATCTCAGGGACAATCAACACAAAGTTCTGCTTACAGTAGCAGTTATGGCTATCCACCTAGTTCTCTTGGGAGAGCTATTACTGATGGACAGGCTGGATTTGGCAATGATACTTTGAGTAAGGTGCCTGGCATTAGCAGTATTGAGCAAGGCATGACTGGACTGAAAATTGGTGGTGACCTAACAGCTGCAGTGACAAAAACTGTAGGTACAGCCTTGAGCAGCAGTGGTATGACTAGCATTGCCACTAATAGTGTGCCCCCAGTTAGCAGTGCAGCACCTAAACCAACCTCGTGGGCTGCCATTGCCAGAAAGCCTGCCAAACCTCAGCCGAAACTTAAACCCAAGGGCAATGTGGGAATTGGGGgttctgctgtgccaccacctcctATAAAACACAACATGAATATTGGAACTTGGGATGAAAAGGGGTCTGTGGTAAAGGCTCCACCAACCCAACCAGTTCTGCCTCCTCAAACTATAATCCAGCAGCCTCAGCCATTAATTCAACCACCACCATTGGTGCAAAGCCAACTGCCTCAACAGCAGCCTCAGCCACCACAACCACAGCAGCAACAAGGACCTCAGCCACAGCCCCAGCCTCACCAAGTGCAGCCTCAACAGCCGCAGCTGCAGAACCGCTGGGTAGCTCCTCGGAATAGGGGAGCTGGCTTCAACCAGAACAATGGAGCAGGTGGTGAAAACTTTGGTTTAGGTGTTGTTCCTGTCAGCGCTTCACCATCTAGTGTAGAAGTGCATCCAGTGCTAGAAAAGCTAAAGGCCATAAACAACTATAATCCCAAAGACTTTGACTGGAACCTGAAGAATGGACGTGTGTTTATAATTAAAAGCTATTCTGAGGATGACATTCACCGTTCCATTAAGTACTCTATTTGGTGTAGTACGGAGCATGGTAATAAGCGTTTGGATGCAGCTTACCGTTCCCTGAATGGGAAAGGCCCACTCTATTTACTCTTCAGTGTGAATGGCAGTGGACACTTTTGCGGAGTGGCTGAAATGAAGTCTGTTGTGGACTATAATGCATATGCTGGTGTCTGGTCTCAGGATAAGTGGAAGGGCAAATTTGAAGTCAAGTGGATCTTTGTCAAAGATGTTCCTAATAACCAATTACGGCATATTCGCTTagaaaataatgacaacaaaCCAGTTACCAATTCAAGGGACACTCAAGAGGTACCCCTAGAAAAAGCTAAGCAAGTCCTTAAAATAATTGCTACTTTCAAGCATACCACCTCAATCTTTGATGACTTTGCACATTATGAAAAGCgtcaagaggaggaggaagccatGCGTAGG
- the YTHDF3 gene encoding YTH domain-containing family protein 3 isoform X2 produces MSATSVDQRPKGQGNKVSVQNGSIHQKDAVNDDDFEPYLSSQTNQGLRRLVIWHSTESNSYPPMSDPYMPSYYAPSIGFPYSLGEAAWSTAGDQPMPYLTTYGQMSNGEHHYIPDGVFSQPGALGNTPPFLGQHGFNFFPGNADFSTWGTSGSQGQSTQSSAYSSSYGYPPSSLGRAITDGQAGFGNDTLSKVPGISSIEQGMTGLKIGGDLTAAVTKTVGTALSSSGMTSIATNSVPPVSSAAPKPTSWAAIARKPAKPQPKLKPKGNVGIGGSAVPPPPIKHNMNIGTWDEKGSVVKAPPTQPVLPPQTIIQQPQPLIQPPPLVQSQLPQQQPQPPQPQQQQGPQPQPQPHQVQPQQPQLQNRWVAPRNRGAGFNQNNGAGGENFGLGVVPVSASPSSVEVHPVLEKLKAINNYNPKDFDWNLKNGRVFIIKSYSEDDIHRSIKYSIWCSTEHGNKRLDAAYRSLNGKGPLYLLFSVNGSGHFCGVAEMKSVVDYNAYAGVWSQDKWKGKFEVKWIFVKDVPNNQLRHIRLENNDNKPVTNSRDTQEVPLEKAKQVLKIIATFKHTTSIFDDFAHYEKRQEEEEAMRRERNRNKQ; encoded by the exons TTTCAGTACAGAACGGTTCCATTCATCAAAAAGATGCTGTAAATGATGATGATTTTGAGCCATACCTAAGTAGCCAGACAAATCAG GGTCTTAGAAGATTGGTTATTTGGCATTCCACAGAG AGTAACAGCTATCCACCAATGTCAGATCCATACATGCCTAGTTACTATGCTCCATCCATTGGATTTCCATATTCTCTTGGGGAAGCAGCGTGGTCCACGGCTGGAGACCAACCTATGCCATATCTGACAACCTATGGACAAATGAGTAATGGAGAACATCATTATATACCAGATGGTGTATTTAGTCAACCTGGGGCATTAGGAAATACCCCTCCATTTCTTGGTCAGCATGGATTTAACTTTTTTCCTGGTAATGCTGATTTCTCTACGTGGGGGACAAGTGGATCTCAGGGACAATCAACACAAAGTTCTGCTTACAGTAGCAGTTATGGCTATCCACCTAGTTCTCTTGGGAGAGCTATTACTGATGGACAGGCTGGATTTGGCAATGATACTTTGAGTAAGGTGCCTGGCATTAGCAGTATTGAGCAAGGCATGACTGGACTGAAAATTGGTGGTGACCTAACAGCTGCAGTGACAAAAACTGTAGGTACAGCCTTGAGCAGCAGTGGTATGACTAGCATTGCCACTAATAGTGTGCCCCCAGTTAGCAGTGCAGCACCTAAACCAACCTCGTGGGCTGCCATTGCCAGAAAGCCTGCCAAACCTCAGCCGAAACTTAAACCCAAGGGCAATGTGGGAATTGGGGgttctgctgtgccaccacctcctATAAAACACAACATGAATATTGGAACTTGGGATGAAAAGGGGTCTGTGGTAAAGGCTCCACCAACCCAACCAGTTCTGCCTCCTCAAACTATAATCCAGCAGCCTCAGCCATTAATTCAACCACCACCATTGGTGCAAAGCCAACTGCCTCAACAGCAGCCTCAGCCACCACAACCACAGCAGCAACAAGGACCTCAGCCACAGCCCCAGCCTCACCAAGTGCAGCCTCAACAGCCGCAGCTGCAGAACCGCTGGGTAGCTCCTCGGAATAGGGGAGCTGGCTTCAACCAGAACAATGGAGCAGGTGGTGAAAACTTTGGTTTAGGTGTTGTTCCTGTCAGCGCTTCACCATCTAGTGTAGAAGTGCATCCAGTGCTAGAAAAGCTAAAGGCCATAAACAACTATAATCCCAAAGACTTTGACTGGAACCTGAAGAATGGACGTGTGTTTATAATTAAAAGCTATTCTGAGGATGACATTCACCGTTCCATTAAGTACTCTATTTGGTGTAGTACGGAGCATGGTAATAAGCGTTTGGATGCAGCTTACCGTTCCCTGAATGGGAAAGGCCCACTCTATTTACTCTTCAGTGTGAATGGCAGTGGACACTTTTGCGGAGTGGCTGAAATGAAGTCTGTTGTGGACTATAATGCATATGCTGGTGTCTGGTCTCAGGATAAGTGGAAGGGCAAATTTGAAGTCAAGTGGATCTTTGTCAAAGATGTTCCTAATAACCAATTACGGCATATTCGCTTagaaaataatgacaacaaaCCAGTTACCAATTCAAGGGACACTCAAGAGGTACCCCTAGAAAAAGCTAAGCAAGTCCTTAAAATAATTGCTACTTTCAAGCATACCACCTCAATCTTTGATGACTTTGCACATTATGAAAAGCgtcaagaggaggaggaagccatGCGTAGG